Proteins encoded by one window of Arachis ipaensis cultivar K30076 chromosome B04, Araip1.1, whole genome shotgun sequence:
- the LOC107636095 gene encoding berberine bridge enzyme-like 8 — protein sequence LCSPSLSAANSAHNTFLHCLVNHSSDLSHPITSSIFTPNNALFSSVLQSYIRNLRFNTTTTRKPFLIITASHVSHVQSTIVCAQKHNKLMKIRSGGHDYEGVSYVAEEPFFLLDMFNLRAIEIDIETETAWVQAGATLGEIYHSIAQKSKIHAFPAGTCPTVGAGGHISGGGYGSLMRKYGLSIDHVIDAQIVDAQGRVLDRESMGEDLFWAIRGGGGASFCVILAFKLKLVRVPEKVTVFQVERTLEQNATDIVYDWQHFAPYTDSNLFIRVVLDVVNGTQKGRKTVRASFTSLFLGDSKSLVSLMSEAFPQMGLRQQDCIETTWIESVLFWTDIKISTPVEILLDRMPQSLHSLKRKSDYIKVPIPKEGLEGLWKLMIEFEDTILYGHPYGGRMDEIPSFETAFPHRKGNLWKLQYQANWNKEGKDVADYYIDLTRKLHKYMTPFVSKNPREAFFNYKDLDLGINHNGENSYVEGRVYGYEYFMDNFNRLVQIKNKVDPSNFFRNEQSIPTLPYEMILFNDAYSKLFIDL from the coding sequence CTATGCTCACCTTCATTATCAGCAGCAAATTCAGCTCACAACACTTTCCTTCATTGCCTTGTAAACCATTCTTCTGACCTTTCTCACCCCATAACTTCATCAATCTTCACACCAAACAATGCTTTATTCTCTTCAGTGTTGCAATCCTACATTAGAAACCTTCGTTTCAACACCACCACAACAAGAAAACCATTCCTTATAATCACCGCATCACATGTATCTCATGTGCAATCAACCATTGTTTGTGCACAAAAGCACAACAAGCTGATGAAAATCCGCAGTGGCGGCCATGATTATGAAGGGGTGTCTTATGTGGCAGAGGAGCCATTCTTCCTCCTAGACATGTTCAACCTCAGAGCCATTGAGATTGACATAGAAACTGAAACAGCTTGGGTCCAAGCTGGTGCAACACTTGGTGAGATCTACCATAGTATTGCTCAGAAGAGCAAAATTCATGCTTTCCCTGCAGGTACATGTCCCACTGTTGGTGCTGGAGGACACATAAGTGGTGGTGGCTATGGAAGCCTAATGAGAAAATATGGTCTTTCAATTGACCATGTTATTGATGCACAAATAGTTGATGCTCAAGGTAGAGTTCTTGATAGAGAATCCATGGGTGAAGATCTCTTTTGGGCTATtagaggtggtggtggtgctaGCTTTTGTGTGATTCTTGCTTTCAAACTAAAGCTAGTTAGAGTTCCTGAGAAAGTCACTGTTTTCCAAGTTGAGAGAACATTGGAGCAAAATGCAACTGATATAGTTTATGATTGGCAACATTTTGCACCGTATACTGATTCCAATCTTTTCATCAGGGTTGTTCTTGATGTGGTAAATGGAacacaaaagggaagaaaaactgTGAGGGCTAGTTTTACTTCATTGTTCCTTGGTGACTCAAAAAGCCTTGTTTCTCTCATGAGTGAGGCATTTCCTCAAATGGGTTTAAGGCAACAAGATTGCATTGAAACAACATGGATTGAATCAGTTCTGTTCTGGACTGATATCAAGATTTCAACACCTGTTGAGATCTTGCTTGATAGAATGCCACAATCACTTCACTCATTGAAAAGAAAATCTGATTACATAAAGGTACCGATTCCCAAAGAGGGCTTGGAAGGGCTATGGAAGTTGATGATTGAGTTTGAGGACACAATCCTTTATGGCCATCCTTATGGTGGAAGAATGGATGAGATTCCATCATTTGAAACTGCTTTCCCTCATAGGAAAGGGAATCTATGGAAGCTTCAGTACCAAGCAAATTGGAACAAGGAAGGGAAAGATGTTGCTGATTACTACATAGACTTGACCAGGAAACTTCACAAGTACATGACTCCTTTTGTGTCCAAGAACCCTAGAGAGGCTTTCTTCAATTACAAGGATCTTGATTTGGGAATTAACCATAATGGTGAGAACAGCTATGTTGAAGGTAGGGTTTATGGTTATGAGTATTTCATGGATAACTTCAATAGGTTGGTTCAAATTAAGAACAAGGTTGATCCTTCCAACTTCTTTAGGAATGAACAGAGCATCCCTACTCTACCTTATGAGATGATATTATTCAATGATGCTTACTCAAAATTATTCATTGATTTGTAG